A window from Streptomyces sp. NBC_00335 encodes these proteins:
- a CDS encoding aspartate aminotransferase family protein, with translation MGNAIAVSQDLSKTAYDHLWMHFTRMSSYENSPVPTIVRGEGTYIFDDKGKRYLDGLAGLFVVNAGHGRKELAEVAYKQAQELAFFPIWSYAHPKAVELAERLAHYAPGDLNKVFFTTGGGEAVETAWKLAKQYFKLQGKHTKYKVISRAVAYHGTPQGALSITGLPALKAPFEPLVPGAHKVVNTNIYRAPIYGDDPEAYGRWCADQIEQEILFEGADTVAAVFLEPVQNAGGCFPPPPGYFQRVREICDEYDVLLVSDETICAFGRLGTMFACDKFDYIPDMITCAKGMTSGYSPIGACIISDRLAEPFYKGDNTFLHGYTFGGHPVSSAVALANLDIFDKEGLNQHVLDNEDAFRATLEKLHDLPIVGDVRGNGYFYGIELVKDKVTKESFTDEETERVLYGFLSKALFENGLYCRADDRGDPVIQLAPPLTADQGTFDEIEGILRRVLTEAWTKL, from the coding sequence GTGGGGAACGCGATAGCCGTGAGCCAGGACCTCTCCAAGACCGCCTACGACCACCTGTGGATGCACTTCACCCGCATGTCGTCGTACGAGAACTCGCCCGTACCCACCATCGTGCGGGGCGAGGGCACCTACATCTTCGACGACAAGGGCAAGCGCTACCTCGACGGCCTCGCGGGCCTGTTCGTGGTCAACGCCGGTCACGGCCGCAAGGAACTGGCCGAGGTCGCCTACAAGCAGGCGCAGGAACTCGCGTTCTTCCCCATCTGGTCGTACGCGCACCCCAAGGCCGTCGAGCTCGCCGAGCGCCTCGCGCACTACGCCCCGGGCGACCTGAACAAGGTCTTCTTCACCACCGGTGGCGGCGAGGCCGTCGAGACCGCCTGGAAGCTCGCGAAGCAGTACTTCAAGCTGCAGGGCAAGCACACCAAGTACAAGGTCATCTCGCGTGCGGTCGCCTACCACGGCACCCCGCAGGGCGCCCTGTCCATCACCGGTCTGCCGGCCCTCAAGGCCCCCTTCGAGCCGCTGGTCCCCGGCGCGCACAAGGTGGTCAACACCAACATCTACCGCGCCCCGATCTACGGCGACGACCCCGAGGCCTACGGCCGCTGGTGCGCCGACCAGATCGAGCAGGAGATCCTGTTCGAGGGCGCCGACACCGTCGCCGCCGTCTTCCTGGAGCCGGTGCAGAACGCCGGTGGCTGCTTCCCGCCGCCGCCCGGCTACTTCCAGCGCGTCCGCGAGATCTGCGACGAGTACGACGTCCTGCTCGTCTCCGACGAGACGATCTGCGCGTTCGGCCGTCTGGGCACGATGTTCGCCTGTGACAAGTTCGACTACATCCCGGACATGATCACCTGCGCGAAGGGCATGACCTCGGGCTACTCCCCGATCGGTGCCTGCATCATCTCGGACCGCCTCGCCGAGCCGTTCTACAAGGGTGACAACACCTTCCTGCACGGCTACACCTTCGGCGGACACCCCGTGTCCTCCGCGGTGGCGCTCGCCAACCTCGACATCTTCGACAAGGAAGGCCTCAACCAGCACGTGCTGGACAACGAGGACGCCTTCCGCGCGACGCTGGAGAAGCTGCACGACCTGCCGATCGTCGGCGACGTCCGCGGCAACGGCTACTTCTACGGCATCGAGCTCGTCAAGGACAAGGTCACCAAGGAGTCCTTCACGGACGAGGAGACGGAGCGCGTGCTCTACGGCTTCCTCTCCAAGGCGCTCTTCGAGAACGGCCTGTACTGCCGCGCCGACGACCGTGGCGACCCGGTCATCCAGCTGGCCCCGCCGCTGACCGCCGACCAGGGCACCTTCGACGAGATCGAGGGCATCCTGCGCCGCGTGCTCACCGAGGCCTGGACCAAGCTCTAA